One genomic window of Arachis hypogaea cultivar Tifrunner chromosome 8, arahy.Tifrunner.gnm2.J5K5, whole genome shotgun sequence includes the following:
- the LOC114924346 gene encoding uncharacterized protein: protein MSVYSKIQKKKISIEALSQLLVDGSTEIEKQDMIAFSKIILQMNRVDATGRRDLSPLQKCTAAIRMLAYGVVADAVDGYVRIGKSTTIECLENFFEGVISVFEDEYLRKSNPNDVALTACIVLEVVASSDLWIWHAFFGVSGSNNDINVLDRSPVFDDILNDHAPEILLQTSEGVTFVCENPLDLVIPFTISFEELKGVICEKIHFERARRISCILYRNPIQVFGGFIQFQTKYVTDEASMQDMFSMYIENRRQLSFIELYVEFEQCEADRNILREDYNSDSEEEFESNYEVVGPDGDEIPGDGAMALDVSDVATALANDVPFEEPSFMRVLDLEAMHVPEFPDYINADGEFAVGMEFSSRDAVIKAIKEYTIRRSVDYRVYESEPLTFYAKCIQYGSGCDWLIRVSMISRKYCWVVRKYNGSHTCTRATISQDHSKLDSTTIAEAIKPLVEVDPALKVKSVIAEVQSKFNYTEPSAVVHFETMPAYQGDDLVTDIRVLHRVFWSYYPCIRAFRHCKPVVHVDVTNLYGKYKGCLLVAVSQDGNNNIVPIAFAIVEEETSDAWHFFLSNLRQHVVTRDGVGLISDRHESINAAVERSNGAWSPPRAFHMFCIRHIESNFLRKFKAPYLQKLVVNIGYSRTVREYEVRYQRLRKRGEAYTDWLNRIPREQYALAFDVLKGARNLPVTALVKATFYRLNELFTRKRAEAEARINAGHVFSDVVTSKLHANQLVSGNIQVSCFDRQNEVFEVREMPSGLEFAVDLRGLRCDCGEFQMDQVRRVYRARFRPLGNPTTWPAYNGPRFIPNPFLRRLGKGRPKMTRFLNEMDTRMLRRPRRCTLCGAEGHSRGRCRQQGGANANREH, encoded by the exons ATGAGTGTTTACTCgaagattcagaagaagaagatatcgatAGAAGCTCTATCCCAACTACTCGTAGATGGATCAACAGAGATAGAGAAGCAGGACATGATCGCCTTTTCCAAGATTATTTTGCAGATGAATCG TGTTgatgcaactggaagaagagACTTGTCGCCACTCCAAAAATGTACCGCTGCGATACGGATGTTAGCATATGGCGTAGTAGCTGATGCTGTTGATGGTTATGTGCGCATAGGCAAAAGCACTACAATTGAATGCttggaaaatttttttgaagGTGTCATTTCGGTATTCGAGGATGAATACTTGCGAAAATCCAATCCAAATGACgtagcattgactgcatgcattg TACTTGAGGTTGTAGCATCTTCAGACCTTTGGATATGGCATGCGTTCTTTGGAGTTTCTGGTTCAAATAATGATATCAATGTGTTAGATCGTTCTCCAGTGTTCGATGATATTCTAAATGACCATGCTCCGGag attttgttacaaacatctGAAGGAGTAACATTTGTTTGTGAGAATCCGTTAGATTTGGTGATTCCTTTTacaatctcatttgaagagctAAAGGGTGTGATCTGTGAAAAGATTCATTTTGAGAGGGCAAGAAGGATATCATGTATTCTATACAGAAATCCTATACAAGTGTTTGGTGGATTCATCCAGTTTCAAACGAAATATGTAACAgacgaagcgagcatgcaagataTGTTTTCCATGTATATTGAAAATCGGAGACAACTATCGTTCATCGAGTTGTATGTGGAGTTTGAGCAATGTGAGGCCGACCGTAATATTCTACGGGAGGATTACAATAGCgacagtgaagaagagttcgaaagcaacTACGAAGTTGTTGGTCCAGATGGAGATGAGATTCCAGGTGACGGAGCTATGGCTCTGGATGTGTCTGATGTCGCAACTGCTCTGGCAAACGATGTACCATTTGAGGAGCCATCATTCATGCGAGTtttggatttggaagccatgcatgttccgGAGTTTCCGGATTATATCAATGCTG atggtgaatttgccgTTGGGATGGAATTCAGTTCGAGGGACGCTGTTATTAAGGCAATAAAAGAGTATACTATACGAAGAAGCGTAGATTACcgggtgtatgagtctgagccgttgacattttatgcgAAGTGTATACAGTATGGGTCAGGATGTGATTGGCTTATCCGGGTTAGCATGATCAGTCGGAAGTACTGTTGGGTTGTAAGGAAGTATAATGGCAGTCACACATGTACCAGAGCAACAATTTCTCAGGATCATTCTAAGCTGGACTCAACCACGATTGCAGAAGCAATTAAGCCGTTGGTTGAGGTTGACCCCGCCTTAAAGGTAAAATCGGTTATAGCAGAGGTGCAATCGAAGTTCAACTACACT GAGCCGTCAGCTGTTGTtcattttgagactatgcctgcatatcaaggcGATGACTTGGTGACTGATATTCGGGTATTGCATCGTGTCttttggagttattacccctgcattagagctttcagacattgtaAGCCAGTTGTCCATGTTGATGTGACTAACTTGTACGGAAAGTACAAGGGTTGTCTACTAGTGGCAGTGTCACAGGATGGCAACAACAATATCGTCCCAATTGCGTTTGCAATTGTGGAGGAAGAGACTTCAGATGCGTGGCACTTTTTTCTGAGTAACCTTCGTCAGCACGTTGTCACTCGGGATGGTGTGGGACTGATATCCGACCGTCACGAATCCATAAATGCAGCTGTGGAAAGGAGTAATGGGGCTTGGTCACCTCCGAGAGCCTTTCATatgttttgcatcaggcatatagagtcgAATTTTTTGAGGAAATTCAAGGCTCCGTACTTGCAGAAACTGGTCGTCAACATAG GATATTCGAGGACGGTGCGTGAGTACGAGGTGCGTTACCAACGTTTACGAAAACGGGGCGAGGCATACACTGACTGGTTAAACCGAATCCCCCGGGAACAGTACGCGTTGGCTTTTGATG TAttgaagggtgcacgcaatctcCCCGTGACTGCCCTTGTGAAGGCAACATTCTACAGGCTGAACGAGTTGTTTACCCGAAAAAGAGCGGAGGCGGAAGCCCGGATTAATGCTGGCCATGTGTTTTCCGATGTCGTTACCTCCAAGTTGCATGCAAACCAACTTGTGTCAGGAAACATTCAGGTTAGTTGCTTTGACCGGCAGAATGAGGTCTTTGAGGTGCGTGAGATGCCAAGTGGACTGGAGTTTGCAGTGGACCTACGTGGCCTTCGATGTGACTGTGGTGAGTTCCAG ATGGACCAAGTTCGGCGGGTGTACCGAGCAAGGTTTAGGCCACTAGGTAACCCTACTACATGGCCTGCTTACAACGGACCTCGATTCATCCCAAATCCGTTCTTGAGACGCCTCGGGAAAGGTCGCCCAAAAATGACGCgattcttgaatgagatggacacacGAATGTTACGTCGGCCTAGGCGATGTACGCTTTGTGGGGCTGAGGGGCACAGCCGTGGCAGATGCCGTCAGCAAGGTGGTGCAAATGCCAACAGAGAGCATTAG
- the LOC112705111 gene encoding serine/threonine-protein phosphatase 7 long form homolog has protein sequence MGREGVEHGCGVMKTKKLDRARYHHQHGGYDFYVPKRRKLRMLTCDHLLLSDRYNDRVKDHLRVTGFYHASQICVVQNQKALVNALIERWHPETHTFHLPIGECAVSLKDVALILGLPTDGLPVTGMTMSSFSALEAECLHQFGVAPSKSECRGCCIKLTWLRDLKENIQLTDELSIQRYVKCHIMLLIGTILFGDKSGVGVHWKFLPLLRDFASIGHYSWGSACLAHLYRGLCRASRYNCKEIDGPITLLLGWAWIRLPYLSPIPREPHSFPLANRWHNWERGDRRYRYLNLAHFRKAFDELQEGQFVWVAYAVDRVDPNIIPPEIYMQSVVWSATVLLVSFECIE, from the exons ATGGGAAGGGAGGGTGTTGAACATGGATGTGGTGTCATGAAGACAAAGAAATTGGATCGTGCGAGATACCACCATCAACACGGAGGGTACGATTTCTATGTGCCAAAGCGGAGG aaattaagaatgttgACCTGTGACCATCTACTTCTCTCGGATCGGTACAACGATCGGGTGAAAGACCATTTACGAGTTACTGGCTTCTATCATGCATCTCAAATTTGTGTCGTACAAAATCAGAAAGCACTCGTGAATGCTCTAATAGAACGGTGGCACCCTGAAACACATACATTTCACCTTCCAATTGGTGAGTGTGCCGTAAGTCTTAAAGACGTGGCTCTAATTCTTGGTCTCCCGACGGATGGTCTTCCAGTTACTGGGATGACAATGAGTAGCTTCTCAGCGTTGGAGGCAGAATGTTTGCATCAATTTGGAGTGGCACCGAGTAAGTCAGAGTGTAGAGGATGTTGTATAAAACTGACTTGGCTGCGAGACCTAAAAGAAAACATTCAGTTGACTGATGAATTAAGTATACAGAGGTACGTGAAGTGCCATATTATGTTGCTGATCGGGACGATCTTGTTTGGGGATAAATCTGGGGTAGGTGTGCATTGGAAGTTTCTACCCTTGCTTCGTGACTTTGCCAGTATTGGACATTATAGTTGGGGTTCGGCATGCCTTGCACACCTCTACAGGGGGTTATGCAGGGCATCTCGTTATAATTGTAAGGAAATAGATGGTCCAATAACACTTCTGCTCGGTTGGGCTTGGATCCGACTGCCATATCTATCGCCGATCCCCAGAGAGCCCCACAGCTTTCCATTAGCCAACAG GTGGCATAACTGGGAGCGTGGTGATCGACGATATAGGTATTTGAATCTAGCTCACTTTAGGAAGGCCTTTGATGAACTCCAGGAAGGCCAG TTTGTGTGGGTTGCATATGCTGTGGATCGCGTGGATCCAAACATAATTCCTCCTGAGATCTATATGCAATCGGTTGTGTGGTCTGCTACTGTTCTGTTGGTGTCATTTGAATGTATCGAGTAG